One part of the Janthinobacterium sp. 17J80-10 genome encodes these proteins:
- a CDS encoding ankyrin repeat domain-containing protein — MPASHDSLLRRLRLLVLIAVCMPMAAYSGAFEDFFNAARNDNVDEINSLLHRGLDPNLVEEERGETGLIIAVREGSVRVFNALLNARNIDLEVKARNGDNALMVAAYKGNRSAVELLLAKGAEVNRPNWTALHYAAAAGKNDIVQMLLDRGADVNASSPNKTTPLMMAAGEGHIMTVKLLLDRGAELAVKNELGLNALDFASRNGHKDIVDGLTYRLKRAGKL, encoded by the coding sequence ATGCCTGCCTCCCACGATTCCCTGTTGCGGCGTTTACGCCTGCTGGTGCTGATTGCCGTCTGTATGCCGATGGCAGCGTACAGCGGCGCGTTCGAGGATTTTTTCAACGCAGCCCGGAATGACAATGTTGACGAAATCAATTCGCTTCTCCATCGCGGTCTCGATCCGAATCTGGTGGAGGAAGAACGGGGCGAAACCGGCCTGATTATTGCCGTGCGAGAGGGGTCTGTTCGGGTTTTCAATGCCCTGCTCAACGCCCGCAACATCGACCTCGAAGTCAAGGCCCGCAATGGCGACAATGCCCTGATGGTGGCTGCCTACAAGGGTAACCGCAGTGCAGTCGAACTGCTGCTGGCCAAGGGCGCCGAAGTCAACCGCCCGAACTGGACGGCGCTGCATTATGCCGCTGCCGCAGGCAAGAACGATATCGTGCAGATGTTGCTCGACAGGGGCGCGGACGTCAATGCATCATCCCCCAACAAGACCACGCCACTGATGATGGCCGCCGGCGAAGGCCACATCATGACGGTCAAGCTGCTGCTCGACAGGGGCGCTGAGCTGGCAGTGAAAAATGAGTTAGGCTTGAATGCCCTCGATTTTGCCTCACGCAACGGGCACAAGGATATCGTCGATGGCTTGACCTACCGTCTCAAGCGCGCAGGGAAGCTATAG
- a CDS encoding PilZ domain-containing protein, translating into MAETPAASSATPVARPSVLSLAIKEKSALYAAYMPFLVNGGIFVPTNKGYKLGDDIYLILTLMDDPNKYPVAGKVAWVTPAGANNNRAQGIGVHFPGDDTGTKIRQRIEELLGAALGSSRATHTL; encoded by the coding sequence ATGGCTGAAACGCCCGCTGCCAGTTCCGCCACCCCGGTCGCCAGGCCGTCGGTGCTGTCGCTGGCGATCAAGGAAAAATCGGCCCTGTACGCCGCTTACATGCCTTTCCTGGTCAACGGCGGCATTTTCGTGCCGACCAACAAAGGCTACAAGCTGGGCGACGATATCTACCTGATCCTGACCTTGATGGATGATCCGAACAAGTATCCCGTCGCAGGCAAGGTGGCGTGGGTCACGCCGGCTGGCGCCAACAACAACCGCGCCCAGGGGATCGGCGTGCATTTCCCCGGCGACGATACCGGAACAAAGATCCGCCAGCGCATCGAAGAACTGCTCGGCGCTGCCCTCGGTTCCTCGCGCGCGACCCACACCCTCTAG
- a CDS encoding TatD family hydrolase produces MYIDSHCHINFPELAEKMPEVLSAMADNQVTHALCVSVDLPDFPQVLALAEQYPHVYASVGVHPDYPDTPEPSVDDLVRLANHPKIVAIGETGLDYYRLEGDLEWQRERFRVHIRASRATGKPLIIHTRAAAEDTIRIMQEEGAGTDQGGAGGVMHCFTESLAVAEAAMAMGFYISFSGIVTFKNAKELQAVALAVPLEKMLIETDSPYLAPVPHRGRMNQPAWVKHVAEFVAQLKGVPLEQVAKQTTDNFFNLFKAHR; encoded by the coding sequence ATGTATATCGATTCCCACTGCCACATCAATTTCCCCGAACTGGCTGAAAAAATGCCTGAAGTGTTGTCTGCCATGGCCGACAACCAGGTCACGCACGCGCTCTGCGTTTCGGTCGACCTGCCGGACTTTCCGCAAGTGCTGGCGCTTGCCGAACAATATCCGCACGTGTATGCGTCCGTCGGGGTGCATCCGGATTACCCCGACACGCCCGAGCCGAGCGTGGACGACCTGGTGCGCCTGGCGAACCATCCCAAGATCGTCGCCATCGGTGAAACCGGCCTGGATTACTACCGCCTGGAGGGCGACCTTGAGTGGCAGCGCGAGCGTTTTCGCGTCCACATCCGCGCCTCCCGCGCGACCGGAAAGCCCCTGATCATCCATACGCGCGCGGCAGCCGAAGATACCATCCGCATCATGCAGGAAGAGGGCGCGGGGACAGACCAGGGCGGCGCAGGCGGCGTGATGCATTGCTTTACCGAGTCGCTTGCGGTTGCCGAAGCTGCCATGGCGATGGGTTTCTATATCTCTTTTTCCGGCATCGTCACCTTCAAGAACGCAAAAGAATTGCAGGCCGTGGCGCTGGCCGTCCCGCTGGAAAAAATGCTGATCGAAACCGATTCCCCCTATCTTGCGCCGGTGCCGCACCGGGGGCGAATGAACCAGCCGGCCTGGGTAAAGCATGTGGCGGAGTTCGTGGCGCAGCTGAAGGGCGTTCCGCTGGAACAGGTAGCCAAGCAGACTACGGACAATTTCTTTAACCTGTTCAAGGCTCACCGCTGA
- the tmk gene encoding dTMP kinase, which yields MNKGKFVTFEGIDGAGKSTHIAYVAGQLRARGIDVVVTREPGGTSLGEKLRELLLHEPMHLETEALLMFAARREHLAQVIEPALARGQWVISDRFTDASFAYQGGGRKLSMDKLAVLEKWVHPDLQPDLTLLFDVPLEVARARLDAAREPDKFEQEKADFFAATREAYLGRAKQFPQRFRLIDSTRSIEKIQEELQELLATI from the coding sequence ATGAACAAGGGTAAATTCGTTACCTTCGAAGGAATCGACGGCGCCGGCAAGTCGACGCACATTGCCTACGTCGCCGGCCAGTTGCGCGCGCGCGGCATCGACGTGGTGGTGACCCGGGAGCCCGGCGGCACCAGCCTGGGTGAAAAGCTGCGCGAGCTGCTGCTGCACGAGCCCATGCACCTGGAGACCGAGGCCTTGCTGATGTTTGCAGCCCGGCGCGAGCATCTTGCGCAAGTCATCGAACCGGCACTTGCGCGCGGCCAGTGGGTGATCTCGGATCGCTTCACCGATGCCTCGTTTGCTTATCAGGGCGGCGGGCGCAAGCTGTCGATGGACAAGCTTGCGGTACTGGAAAAATGGGTGCATCCGGACCTGCAGCCTGACCTGACGCTCCTGTTCGACGTGCCCCTGGAAGTCGCCCGGGCACGGCTGGACGCCGCACGGGAACCGGACAAGTTTGAACAGGAAAAAGCAGATTTTTTTGCCGCCACGCGGGAAGCTTATCTCGGCCGGGCAAAGCAATTTCCCCAACGTTTCAGGCTGATTGATTCCACCCGAAGCATCGAAAAAATTCAGGAAGAACTTCAAGAGTTGCTTGCAACTATCTGA
- a CDS encoding DNA polymerase III subunit delta', which produces MNSAIFPWQEAAWSQLQSLRARLPHAILFHGPAGIGKTAFALGFAQALLCETPDATGHACGKCSSCGWFAQYSHPDFRRVRPEVLEDDENGAGDEDDEAAEPKKTGKSTKAPSKDIRIDQVRALADFMNISTHRQGKRVVLLYPAEALNGAAANALLKTLEEPPPNTVFVLVSNSLDRLLPTILSRCRKFSLDQPPLDQALAWLKAQGVSNAEDWLAEQGGAPLAAQQMAESGNRETMEEFLQHLARPGVEGALKTAEKMLKTAPAQQVEWLQRWLYDLFSIKLSGKIRYYPRYQKQLLALGGQVETPALLRAIKDMGERRAIAEHPLSPKLFIEDMLLDYTKLYSR; this is translated from the coding sequence ATGAATAGTGCTATTTTCCCCTGGCAAGAAGCGGCATGGAGCCAGCTGCAATCGCTGCGTGCACGGCTGCCGCATGCGATTCTTTTCCATGGCCCGGCCGGCATTGGCAAGACCGCATTTGCACTCGGTTTTGCCCAGGCATTGTTGTGCGAAACGCCCGATGCAACAGGGCATGCTTGCGGTAAATGCTCGTCTTGCGGATGGTTTGCGCAATACAGCCATCCCGATTTTCGACGCGTGCGTCCCGAGGTGCTCGAGGACGACGAAAACGGCGCCGGCGACGAGGATGACGAGGCCGCCGAGCCTAAAAAAACAGGCAAATCCACCAAGGCCCCCTCCAAGGATATTCGTATCGACCAGGTCCGTGCCCTGGCTGATTTCATGAATATTTCCACCCATCGCCAGGGCAAGCGGGTGGTTTTGCTGTATCCGGCTGAAGCGCTGAATGGCGCGGCTGCAAATGCCTTGTTGAAAACCCTGGAAGAGCCGCCGCCAAACACGGTCTTTGTGCTCGTTTCCAACAGTCTGGATCGCCTGCTGCCCACCATTCTGTCGCGTTGCCGCAAATTTTCTCTTGATCAGCCACCACTTGACCAGGCTCTTGCCTGGCTAAAGGCGCAAGGTGTCAGCAATGCCGAAGACTGGCTGGCCGAGCAGGGCGGCGCGCCGCTGGCGGCGCAGCAAATGGCCGAGAGCGGCAACCGTGAAACGATGGAGGAATTCCTGCAGCATCTTGCTCGTCCCGGGGTGGAAGGCGCCCTGAAAACGGCCGAGAAGATGCTGAAAACCGCACCCGCACAACAAGTCGAATGGCTACAACGCTGGCTTTATGACTTGTTTTCTATCAAGCTTTCAGGAAAAATCCGGTATTATCCTCGTTACCAAAAGCAATTGCTGGCCCTGGGCGGGCAAGTGGAAACCCCCGCATTGCTGCGAGCGATAAAGGACATGGGCGAGCGACGCGCAATTGCAGAGCATCCGCTGTCGCCGAAGCTCTTTATTGAAGACATGTTGCTGGACTATACAAAGCTGTATTCCCGATAA
- the mltG gene encoding endolytic transglycosylase MltG gives MGLFKKILVLGVVVALLAAAGTTYWASSPILLPGEPVREFAIEPGSSVNGAVNQIADAGVPVNSTLFLLLARLSGKSAKIKAGHYELKPGTSPLKLLDQLVRGQFAQESLAIIEGWTFRQMREAIAAHPALKHDTVQMSERELLEKVAPGYKLGEGLFFPDTYLFAKGASEIQIYRQAHAQLIKRLNKAWAARDAALPYKTPYEALVMASIVEKETGTEADRRMIAGVFVNRLKRGMLLQTDPTVIYGMGEKYNGNIRKRDLETDTPYNTYTRAGLPPSPIALPGAAALAAAVNPASTDALFFVSRGDGSSEFSSNLNDHNRAVNKYQR, from the coding sequence ATGGGACTATTCAAGAAAATCCTGGTATTGGGCGTGGTTGTGGCGCTATTGGCCGCCGCCGGCACAACTTACTGGGCGAGTTCGCCGATTCTGCTGCCCGGCGAGCCAGTTCGGGAATTCGCCATCGAGCCGGGCAGCAGCGTCAATGGCGCCGTGAACCAGATCGCCGATGCCGGCGTGCCAGTCAATTCCACCTTGTTCCTGTTACTTGCGCGCTTGTCGGGCAAGAGCGCAAAAATCAAGGCAGGCCATTACGAACTCAAGCCGGGCACTTCGCCGCTGAAGCTGCTCGACCAGCTGGTGCGCGGCCAGTTTGCCCAGGAATCACTGGCCATCATCGAAGGCTGGACGTTCCGCCAGATGCGCGAGGCCATTGCCGCCCATCCTGCCCTCAAGCACGATACGGTGCAGATGTCCGAGCGGGAATTGCTGGAAAAGGTGGCGCCCGGCTACAAGCTTGGGGAAGGGTTGTTTTTCCCGGACACCTATCTGTTTGCCAAGGGCGCCAGCGAAATCCAGATCTACCGCCAGGCCCACGCCCAGCTGATCAAGCGCCTGAACAAGGCCTGGGCTGCGCGGGACGCCGCGCTGCCGTACAAGACGCCCTATGAGGCGCTGGTCATGGCCTCGATCGTGGAAAAGGAAACCGGCACCGAAGCCGATCGCCGCATGATTGCCGGGGTATTCGTCAACCGCCTCAAGCGTGGCATGCTGCTGCAGACGGATCCGACCGTCATTTATGGCATGGGCGAAAAATACAACGGCAACATCCGCAAGCGCGACCTGGAGACTGACACGCCTTACAATACCTATACTCGTGCAGGCTTGCCGCCGTCGCCGATCGCCTTGCCAGGTGCGGCGGCTCTGGCGGCGGCCGTCAATCCGGCGTCGACAGACGCGCTGTTCTTCGTTTCCAGGGGCGACGGCAGCAGTGAATTTTCCAGTAACCTGAACGACCATAACCGGGCGGTTAACAAATACCAGCGATGA